From a single Mangifera indica cultivar Alphonso chromosome 19, CATAS_Mindica_2.1, whole genome shotgun sequence genomic region:
- the LOC123202678 gene encoding 1,4-alpha-glucan-branching enzyme 1, chloroplastic/amyloplastic-like isoform X2, whose translation MLNSSVGLVLSSVFPPYSLSSSRNSNYTRIRAARNNKLANQLPNKRTYGSQKLLGHHILSMRISVHCRVEHNSPISAILTEDTSMMTSREDDAENIGILSIDPGLEPFRDHFKYRLRKYVDQKNLFEKYEGGLEEFAKGYLKFGFNREEGGIVYREWAPEALEAQVIGDFNQWDGSDHKMEKDQYGVWSIRIPDSGGSPAIPHGSRVKFQFKHGNGVCVDRIPAWIKYATVDHSRFAAPYDGVYWDPPASERYEFKYPRPPKPRAPRIYEAHVGMSSSEPRVNSYREFADDVLPRIRANNYNTVQLMAVMEHSYYGSFGYHVTNFFAVSSRSGTPDDLKYLIDKAHSLGLQVLMDVVHSHASNNVTDGLNGFDVGQSSQESYFHVGSRGYHMLWDSRLFNYANWEVLRFLLSNLRWWLEEYKFDGFRFDGVTSMLYHHHGINMAFTGNYNEYFSEATDVDAVVYLMLANCLVHNILPDATIIAEDVSGMPGLCLPVSEGGIGFDYRLAMAIPDQWIDYLKHKKDEEWSMKEISWKLTNRRYAEKCVSYAESHDQAIVGDKTVAFLLMDKEMYSGMSSLTEASQTVERGVALHKMIHFLTMALGGEGYLNFMGNEFGHPEWIDFPREGNGWSYEKCRRQWNLVDTDHLRYKIVSSANEEDKVIVFERGDLVFVFNFHPENTYEGYKVGCDLPGKYRVALDSDAQEFGGHGRVGHDVDHFTCPEGIPGVPETNFNNRPNSFKVLSPARTCVVYHRVGEKEEEEHHSSSLASADKTMAADFPQNSSESIGANETSVTDVAQNSSESVSSKAVLVADVVADQENLEASPTTEDDGESVGGTKMRDREVEDTVEGTPEE comes from the exons ATGTTGAATTCTTCGGTGGGTCTAGTTTTGTCATCTGTTTTTCCGCCCTACTCACTTTCATCAAGtagaaattcaaattacacAAGGATAAGG GCTGCAAGAAACAACAAGCTTGCCAATCAACTACCAAACAAAAGAACGTATGGGTCTCAAAAATTGCTTGGGCATCACATACTCTCTATGAGAATTTCGGTACACTGTAGG GTGGAGCACAATTCACCTATCTCTGCCATTTTGACAGAGGACACCTCAATGATGACAAGTAGGGAGGATGATGCAGAAAATATTGGTATTTTGAGCATTGATCCAGGCTTAGAACCATTTAGAGATCACTTCAAATACAGACTGAGGAAATATGTAGATCAGAAAAACCTTTTTGAAAAGTATGAAGGAGGTCTTGAGGAATTTGCAAAAG gttatttGAAATTTGGATTTAACAGGGAAGAAGGTGGCATTGTGTACCGTGAGTGGGCCCCAGAAGCTCt GGAAGCACAAGTTATTGGGGATTTCAATCAATGGGATGGTTCCGATCACAAGATGGAGAAGGATCAATATGGTGTTTGGAGTATCAGAATTCCAGATTCTGGTGGAAGTCCAGCCATTCCTCATGGTTCACGTGTCAAATTCCAATTCAAGCATGGTAATGGGGTTTGTGTTGATCGAATCCCTGCATGGATAAAGTATGCTACTGTAGACCATTCAAGATTTGCTGCCCCATATGATGGTGTGTACTGGGATCCACCAGCTTCAGAAAG GTATGAGTTTAAGTACCCTCGGCCTCCAAAGCCCAGGGCCCCAAGGATATATGAAGCTCATGTTGGAATGAGCAGCTCTGAACCGCGGGTGAATTCGTACAGAGAATTCGCTGATGATGTTTTGCCTCGTATTCGAGCAAATAACTATAACACAGTCCAATTAATGGCTGTGATGGAGCATTCCTACTATGGATCATTTGGTTATCACGTAACAAACTTTTTTGCTGTAAGTAGCAGATCTGGAACGCCTGATgaccttaagtatttaattgataaagCCCATAGCTTAGGCCTGCAGGTCTTGATGGATGTTGTTCACAGCCATGCAAGTAACAACGTCACTGATGGCCTTAATGGATTTGATGTTGGCCAAAGCTCACAAGAATCATATTTCCATGTTGGTAGTCGAGGCTACCATATGTTGTGGGATAGTAGGCTCTTCAACTATGCAAATTGGGAAGTACTTCGCTTCCTTTTGTCCAACTTGAGATGGTGGCTTGAGGAGTACAAATTTGATGGATTCCGATTTGATGGAGTAACTTCAATGTTGTATCATCATCATGGAATAAACATGGCTTTTACTGGGAATTATAATGAGTATTTTAGTGAGGCAACGGATGTTGATGCTGTTGTTTATTTGATGCTGGCAAATTGTCTGGTTCATAATATATTGCCGGATGCAACTATAATTGCTGAAGATGTTTCTGGTATGCCCGGACTATGTTTGCCTGTTTCTGAGGGAGGTATTGGTTTTGATTACCGACTGGCAATGGCCATCCCTGACCAGTGGATTGATTATTTGAAGCATAAGAAGGATGAAGAATGGTCAATGAAGGAAATATCATGGAAATTGACAAATAGGAGATACGCTGAGAAGTGTGTTTCTTATGCTGAAAGTCATGACCAG GCCATTGTAGGTGACAAGACTGTTGCATTTCTTTTAATGGATAAAGAGATGTATTCTGGTATGTCTAGTTTGACAGAGGCTTCTCAAACTGTTGAGCGAGGAGTAGCTCTTCATAAG ATGATACATTTCTTAACTATGGCATTAGGAGGAGAGGGCTACCTTAATTTTATGGGGAATGAG TTTGGCCATCCTGAGTGGATTGACTTCCCAAGAGAAGGCAATGGCTGGAGTTATGAAAAATGCAGACGCCAGTGGAACTTGGTGGATACTGATCACTTAAGATACAAG ATTGTGAGCAGTGCTAATGAAGAAGATAAG GTTATAGTCTTTGAGCGAGGAGATCTGGTTTTTGTGTTCAATTTTCATCCAGAAAATACATATGAAGG GTATAAAGTAGGGTGTGACTTGCCAGGGAAGTACAGGGTTGCACTGGATAGTGATGCTCAGGAATTTGGTGGACATGGAAGG GTGGGCCATGATGTAGACCATTTTACATGTCCGGAAGGGATACCAGGTGTGCCTGAGACGAATTTCAACAACCGTCCGAACTCATTCAAAGTACTCTCACCGGCTCGAACTTGTGTG GTTTACCATAGGGtgggagaaaaagaagaagaggagcaCCACAGTAGTTCCTTGGCCAGTGCCGATAAAACAATGGCAGCAGATTTTCCGCAAAACAGTAGCGAATCAATTGGTGCTAATGAGACATCAGTAACTGATGTTGCGCAAAACAGTAGTGAATCGGTCAGCAGCAAGGCGGTATTAGTAGCAGATGTCGTGGCTGATCAGGAAAACCTTGAAGCATCGCCAACCACAGAAGATGATGGCGAGTCTGTTGGTGGGACTAAAATGAGAGATCGGGAAGTGGAAGACACTGTGGAAGGGACACCAGAGGAGTGA
- the LOC123202678 gene encoding 1,4-alpha-glucan-branching enzyme 1, chloroplastic/amyloplastic-like isoform X1 — protein sequence MLNSSVGLVLSSVFPPYSLSSSRNSNYTRIRAARNNKLANQLPNKRTYGSQKLLGHHILSMRISVHCRVEHNSPISAILTEDTSMMTSREDDAENIGILSIDPGLEPFRDHFKYRLRKYVDQKNLFEKYEGGLEEFAKGYLKFGFNREEGGIVYREWAPEALEAQVIGDFNQWDGSDHKMEKDQYGVWSIRIPDSGGSPAIPHGSRVKFQFKHGNGVCVDRIPAWIKYATVDHSRFAAPYDGVYWDPPASERYEFKYPRPPKPRAPRIYEAHVGMSSSEPRVNSYREFADDVLPRIRANNYNTVQLMAVMEHSYYGSFGYHVTNFFAVSSRSGTPDDLKYLIDKAHSLGLQVLMDVVHSHASNNVTDGLNGFDVGQSSQESYFHVGSRGYHMLWDSRLFNYANWEVLRFLLSNLRWWLEEYKFDGFRFDGVTSMLYHHHGINMAFTGNYNEYFSEATDVDAVVYLMLANCLVHNILPDATIIAEDVSGMPGLCLPVSEGGIGFDYRLAMAIPDQWIDYLKHKKDEEWSMKEISWKLTNRRYAEKCVSYAESHDQAIVGDKTVAFLLMDKEMYSGMSSLTEASQTVERGVALHKMIHFLTMALGGEGYLNFMGNEFGHPEWIDFPREGNGWSYEKCRRQWNLVDTDHLRYKFMNEFDRAMNMLDDKFSFLASSKQIVSSANEEDKVIVFERGDLVFVFNFHPENTYEGYKVGCDLPGKYRVALDSDAQEFGGHGRVGHDVDHFTCPEGIPGVPETNFNNRPNSFKVLSPARTCVVYHRVGEKEEEEHHSSSLASADKTMAADFPQNSSESIGANETSVTDVAQNSSESVSSKAVLVADVVADQENLEASPTTEDDGESVGGTKMRDREVEDTVEGTPEE from the exons ATGTTGAATTCTTCGGTGGGTCTAGTTTTGTCATCTGTTTTTCCGCCCTACTCACTTTCATCAAGtagaaattcaaattacacAAGGATAAGG GCTGCAAGAAACAACAAGCTTGCCAATCAACTACCAAACAAAAGAACGTATGGGTCTCAAAAATTGCTTGGGCATCACATACTCTCTATGAGAATTTCGGTACACTGTAGG GTGGAGCACAATTCACCTATCTCTGCCATTTTGACAGAGGACACCTCAATGATGACAAGTAGGGAGGATGATGCAGAAAATATTGGTATTTTGAGCATTGATCCAGGCTTAGAACCATTTAGAGATCACTTCAAATACAGACTGAGGAAATATGTAGATCAGAAAAACCTTTTTGAAAAGTATGAAGGAGGTCTTGAGGAATTTGCAAAAG gttatttGAAATTTGGATTTAACAGGGAAGAAGGTGGCATTGTGTACCGTGAGTGGGCCCCAGAAGCTCt GGAAGCACAAGTTATTGGGGATTTCAATCAATGGGATGGTTCCGATCACAAGATGGAGAAGGATCAATATGGTGTTTGGAGTATCAGAATTCCAGATTCTGGTGGAAGTCCAGCCATTCCTCATGGTTCACGTGTCAAATTCCAATTCAAGCATGGTAATGGGGTTTGTGTTGATCGAATCCCTGCATGGATAAAGTATGCTACTGTAGACCATTCAAGATTTGCTGCCCCATATGATGGTGTGTACTGGGATCCACCAGCTTCAGAAAG GTATGAGTTTAAGTACCCTCGGCCTCCAAAGCCCAGGGCCCCAAGGATATATGAAGCTCATGTTGGAATGAGCAGCTCTGAACCGCGGGTGAATTCGTACAGAGAATTCGCTGATGATGTTTTGCCTCGTATTCGAGCAAATAACTATAACACAGTCCAATTAATGGCTGTGATGGAGCATTCCTACTATGGATCATTTGGTTATCACGTAACAAACTTTTTTGCTGTAAGTAGCAGATCTGGAACGCCTGATgaccttaagtatttaattgataaagCCCATAGCTTAGGCCTGCAGGTCTTGATGGATGTTGTTCACAGCCATGCAAGTAACAACGTCACTGATGGCCTTAATGGATTTGATGTTGGCCAAAGCTCACAAGAATCATATTTCCATGTTGGTAGTCGAGGCTACCATATGTTGTGGGATAGTAGGCTCTTCAACTATGCAAATTGGGAAGTACTTCGCTTCCTTTTGTCCAACTTGAGATGGTGGCTTGAGGAGTACAAATTTGATGGATTCCGATTTGATGGAGTAACTTCAATGTTGTATCATCATCATGGAATAAACATGGCTTTTACTGGGAATTATAATGAGTATTTTAGTGAGGCAACGGATGTTGATGCTGTTGTTTATTTGATGCTGGCAAATTGTCTGGTTCATAATATATTGCCGGATGCAACTATAATTGCTGAAGATGTTTCTGGTATGCCCGGACTATGTTTGCCTGTTTCTGAGGGAGGTATTGGTTTTGATTACCGACTGGCAATGGCCATCCCTGACCAGTGGATTGATTATTTGAAGCATAAGAAGGATGAAGAATGGTCAATGAAGGAAATATCATGGAAATTGACAAATAGGAGATACGCTGAGAAGTGTGTTTCTTATGCTGAAAGTCATGACCAG GCCATTGTAGGTGACAAGACTGTTGCATTTCTTTTAATGGATAAAGAGATGTATTCTGGTATGTCTAGTTTGACAGAGGCTTCTCAAACTGTTGAGCGAGGAGTAGCTCTTCATAAG ATGATACATTTCTTAACTATGGCATTAGGAGGAGAGGGCTACCTTAATTTTATGGGGAATGAG TTTGGCCATCCTGAGTGGATTGACTTCCCAAGAGAAGGCAATGGCTGGAGTTATGAAAAATGCAGACGCCAGTGGAACTTGGTGGATACTGATCACTTAAGATACAAG TTCATGAACGAATTTGACAGAGCTATGAACATGCTTGATGATAAATTCTCATTCCTTGCATCATCAAAACAGATTGTGAGCAGTGCTAATGAAGAAGATAAG GTTATAGTCTTTGAGCGAGGAGATCTGGTTTTTGTGTTCAATTTTCATCCAGAAAATACATATGAAGG GTATAAAGTAGGGTGTGACTTGCCAGGGAAGTACAGGGTTGCACTGGATAGTGATGCTCAGGAATTTGGTGGACATGGAAGG GTGGGCCATGATGTAGACCATTTTACATGTCCGGAAGGGATACCAGGTGTGCCTGAGACGAATTTCAACAACCGTCCGAACTCATTCAAAGTACTCTCACCGGCTCGAACTTGTGTG GTTTACCATAGGGtgggagaaaaagaagaagaggagcaCCACAGTAGTTCCTTGGCCAGTGCCGATAAAACAATGGCAGCAGATTTTCCGCAAAACAGTAGCGAATCAATTGGTGCTAATGAGACATCAGTAACTGATGTTGCGCAAAACAGTAGTGAATCGGTCAGCAGCAAGGCGGTATTAGTAGCAGATGTCGTGGCTGATCAGGAAAACCTTGAAGCATCGCCAACCACAGAAGATGATGGCGAGTCTGTTGGTGGGACTAAAATGAGAGATCGGGAAGTGGAAGACACTGTGGAAGGGACACCAGAGGAGTGA
- the LOC123202678 gene encoding 1,4-alpha-glucan-branching enzyme 1, chloroplastic/amyloplastic-like isoform X4 — protein sequence MMTSREDDAENIGILSIDPGLEPFRDHFKYRLRKYVDQKNLFEKYEGGLEEFAKGYLKFGFNREEGGIVYREWAPEALEAQVIGDFNQWDGSDHKMEKDQYGVWSIRIPDSGGSPAIPHGSRVKFQFKHGNGVCVDRIPAWIKYATVDHSRFAAPYDGVYWDPPASERYEFKYPRPPKPRAPRIYEAHVGMSSSEPRVNSYREFADDVLPRIRANNYNTVQLMAVMEHSYYGSFGYHVTNFFAVSSRSGTPDDLKYLIDKAHSLGLQVLMDVVHSHASNNVTDGLNGFDVGQSSQESYFHVGSRGYHMLWDSRLFNYANWEVLRFLLSNLRWWLEEYKFDGFRFDGVTSMLYHHHGINMAFTGNYNEYFSEATDVDAVVYLMLANCLVHNILPDATIIAEDVSGMPGLCLPVSEGGIGFDYRLAMAIPDQWIDYLKHKKDEEWSMKEISWKLTNRRYAEKCVSYAESHDQAIVGDKTVAFLLMDKEMYSGMSSLTEASQTVERGVALHKMIHFLTMALGGEGYLNFMGNEFGHPEWIDFPREGNGWSYEKCRRQWNLVDTDHLRYKFMNEFDRAMNMLDDKFSFLASSKQIVSSANEEDKVIVFERGDLVFVFNFHPENTYEGYKVGCDLPGKYRVALDSDAQEFGGHGRVGHDVDHFTCPEGIPGVPETNFNNRPNSFKVLSPARTCVVYHRVGEKEEEEHHSSSLASADKTMAADFPQNSSESIGANETSVTDVAQNSSESVSSKAVLVADVVADQENLEASPTTEDDGESVGGTKMRDREVEDTVEGTPEE from the exons ATGATGACAAGTAGGGAGGATGATGCAGAAAATATTGGTATTTTGAGCATTGATCCAGGCTTAGAACCATTTAGAGATCACTTCAAATACAGACTGAGGAAATATGTAGATCAGAAAAACCTTTTTGAAAAGTATGAAGGAGGTCTTGAGGAATTTGCAAAAG gttatttGAAATTTGGATTTAACAGGGAAGAAGGTGGCATTGTGTACCGTGAGTGGGCCCCAGAAGCTCt GGAAGCACAAGTTATTGGGGATTTCAATCAATGGGATGGTTCCGATCACAAGATGGAGAAGGATCAATATGGTGTTTGGAGTATCAGAATTCCAGATTCTGGTGGAAGTCCAGCCATTCCTCATGGTTCACGTGTCAAATTCCAATTCAAGCATGGTAATGGGGTTTGTGTTGATCGAATCCCTGCATGGATAAAGTATGCTACTGTAGACCATTCAAGATTTGCTGCCCCATATGATGGTGTGTACTGGGATCCACCAGCTTCAGAAAG GTATGAGTTTAAGTACCCTCGGCCTCCAAAGCCCAGGGCCCCAAGGATATATGAAGCTCATGTTGGAATGAGCAGCTCTGAACCGCGGGTGAATTCGTACAGAGAATTCGCTGATGATGTTTTGCCTCGTATTCGAGCAAATAACTATAACACAGTCCAATTAATGGCTGTGATGGAGCATTCCTACTATGGATCATTTGGTTATCACGTAACAAACTTTTTTGCTGTAAGTAGCAGATCTGGAACGCCTGATgaccttaagtatttaattgataaagCCCATAGCTTAGGCCTGCAGGTCTTGATGGATGTTGTTCACAGCCATGCAAGTAACAACGTCACTGATGGCCTTAATGGATTTGATGTTGGCCAAAGCTCACAAGAATCATATTTCCATGTTGGTAGTCGAGGCTACCATATGTTGTGGGATAGTAGGCTCTTCAACTATGCAAATTGGGAAGTACTTCGCTTCCTTTTGTCCAACTTGAGATGGTGGCTTGAGGAGTACAAATTTGATGGATTCCGATTTGATGGAGTAACTTCAATGTTGTATCATCATCATGGAATAAACATGGCTTTTACTGGGAATTATAATGAGTATTTTAGTGAGGCAACGGATGTTGATGCTGTTGTTTATTTGATGCTGGCAAATTGTCTGGTTCATAATATATTGCCGGATGCAACTATAATTGCTGAAGATGTTTCTGGTATGCCCGGACTATGTTTGCCTGTTTCTGAGGGAGGTATTGGTTTTGATTACCGACTGGCAATGGCCATCCCTGACCAGTGGATTGATTATTTGAAGCATAAGAAGGATGAAGAATGGTCAATGAAGGAAATATCATGGAAATTGACAAATAGGAGATACGCTGAGAAGTGTGTTTCTTATGCTGAAAGTCATGACCAG GCCATTGTAGGTGACAAGACTGTTGCATTTCTTTTAATGGATAAAGAGATGTATTCTGGTATGTCTAGTTTGACAGAGGCTTCTCAAACTGTTGAGCGAGGAGTAGCTCTTCATAAG ATGATACATTTCTTAACTATGGCATTAGGAGGAGAGGGCTACCTTAATTTTATGGGGAATGAG TTTGGCCATCCTGAGTGGATTGACTTCCCAAGAGAAGGCAATGGCTGGAGTTATGAAAAATGCAGACGCCAGTGGAACTTGGTGGATACTGATCACTTAAGATACAAG TTCATGAACGAATTTGACAGAGCTATGAACATGCTTGATGATAAATTCTCATTCCTTGCATCATCAAAACAGATTGTGAGCAGTGCTAATGAAGAAGATAAG GTTATAGTCTTTGAGCGAGGAGATCTGGTTTTTGTGTTCAATTTTCATCCAGAAAATACATATGAAGG GTATAAAGTAGGGTGTGACTTGCCAGGGAAGTACAGGGTTGCACTGGATAGTGATGCTCAGGAATTTGGTGGACATGGAAGG GTGGGCCATGATGTAGACCATTTTACATGTCCGGAAGGGATACCAGGTGTGCCTGAGACGAATTTCAACAACCGTCCGAACTCATTCAAAGTACTCTCACCGGCTCGAACTTGTGTG GTTTACCATAGGGtgggagaaaaagaagaagaggagcaCCACAGTAGTTCCTTGGCCAGTGCCGATAAAACAATGGCAGCAGATTTTCCGCAAAACAGTAGCGAATCAATTGGTGCTAATGAGACATCAGTAACTGATGTTGCGCAAAACAGTAGTGAATCGGTCAGCAGCAAGGCGGTATTAGTAGCAGATGTCGTGGCTGATCAGGAAAACCTTGAAGCATCGCCAACCACAGAAGATGATGGCGAGTCTGTTGGTGGGACTAAAATGAGAGATCGGGAAGTGGAAGACACTGTGGAAGGGACACCAGAGGAGTGA
- the LOC123202678 gene encoding 1,4-alpha-glucan-branching enzyme 1, chloroplastic/amyloplastic-like isoform X3, with amino-acid sequence MLNSSAARNNKLANQLPNKRTYGSQKLLGHHILSMRISVHCRVEHNSPISAILTEDTSMMTSREDDAENIGILSIDPGLEPFRDHFKYRLRKYVDQKNLFEKYEGGLEEFAKGYLKFGFNREEGGIVYREWAPEALEAQVIGDFNQWDGSDHKMEKDQYGVWSIRIPDSGGSPAIPHGSRVKFQFKHGNGVCVDRIPAWIKYATVDHSRFAAPYDGVYWDPPASERYEFKYPRPPKPRAPRIYEAHVGMSSSEPRVNSYREFADDVLPRIRANNYNTVQLMAVMEHSYYGSFGYHVTNFFAVSSRSGTPDDLKYLIDKAHSLGLQVLMDVVHSHASNNVTDGLNGFDVGQSSQESYFHVGSRGYHMLWDSRLFNYANWEVLRFLLSNLRWWLEEYKFDGFRFDGVTSMLYHHHGINMAFTGNYNEYFSEATDVDAVVYLMLANCLVHNILPDATIIAEDVSGMPGLCLPVSEGGIGFDYRLAMAIPDQWIDYLKHKKDEEWSMKEISWKLTNRRYAEKCVSYAESHDQAIVGDKTVAFLLMDKEMYSGMSSLTEASQTVERGVALHKMIHFLTMALGGEGYLNFMGNEFGHPEWIDFPREGNGWSYEKCRRQWNLVDTDHLRYKFMNEFDRAMNMLDDKFSFLASSKQIVSSANEEDKVIVFERGDLVFVFNFHPENTYEGYKVGCDLPGKYRVALDSDAQEFGGHGRVGHDVDHFTCPEGIPGVPETNFNNRPNSFKVLSPARTCVVYHRVGEKEEEEHHSSSLASADKTMAADFPQNSSESIGANETSVTDVAQNSSESVSSKAVLVADVVADQENLEASPTTEDDGESVGGTKMRDREVEDTVEGTPEE; translated from the exons ATGTTGAATTCTTCG GCTGCAAGAAACAACAAGCTTGCCAATCAACTACCAAACAAAAGAACGTATGGGTCTCAAAAATTGCTTGGGCATCACATACTCTCTATGAGAATTTCGGTACACTGTAGG GTGGAGCACAATTCACCTATCTCTGCCATTTTGACAGAGGACACCTCAATGATGACAAGTAGGGAGGATGATGCAGAAAATATTGGTATTTTGAGCATTGATCCAGGCTTAGAACCATTTAGAGATCACTTCAAATACAGACTGAGGAAATATGTAGATCAGAAAAACCTTTTTGAAAAGTATGAAGGAGGTCTTGAGGAATTTGCAAAAG gttatttGAAATTTGGATTTAACAGGGAAGAAGGTGGCATTGTGTACCGTGAGTGGGCCCCAGAAGCTCt GGAAGCACAAGTTATTGGGGATTTCAATCAATGGGATGGTTCCGATCACAAGATGGAGAAGGATCAATATGGTGTTTGGAGTATCAGAATTCCAGATTCTGGTGGAAGTCCAGCCATTCCTCATGGTTCACGTGTCAAATTCCAATTCAAGCATGGTAATGGGGTTTGTGTTGATCGAATCCCTGCATGGATAAAGTATGCTACTGTAGACCATTCAAGATTTGCTGCCCCATATGATGGTGTGTACTGGGATCCACCAGCTTCAGAAAG GTATGAGTTTAAGTACCCTCGGCCTCCAAAGCCCAGGGCCCCAAGGATATATGAAGCTCATGTTGGAATGAGCAGCTCTGAACCGCGGGTGAATTCGTACAGAGAATTCGCTGATGATGTTTTGCCTCGTATTCGAGCAAATAACTATAACACAGTCCAATTAATGGCTGTGATGGAGCATTCCTACTATGGATCATTTGGTTATCACGTAACAAACTTTTTTGCTGTAAGTAGCAGATCTGGAACGCCTGATgaccttaagtatttaattgataaagCCCATAGCTTAGGCCTGCAGGTCTTGATGGATGTTGTTCACAGCCATGCAAGTAACAACGTCACTGATGGCCTTAATGGATTTGATGTTGGCCAAAGCTCACAAGAATCATATTTCCATGTTGGTAGTCGAGGCTACCATATGTTGTGGGATAGTAGGCTCTTCAACTATGCAAATTGGGAAGTACTTCGCTTCCTTTTGTCCAACTTGAGATGGTGGCTTGAGGAGTACAAATTTGATGGATTCCGATTTGATGGAGTAACTTCAATGTTGTATCATCATCATGGAATAAACATGGCTTTTACTGGGAATTATAATGAGTATTTTAGTGAGGCAACGGATGTTGATGCTGTTGTTTATTTGATGCTGGCAAATTGTCTGGTTCATAATATATTGCCGGATGCAACTATAATTGCTGAAGATGTTTCTGGTATGCCCGGACTATGTTTGCCTGTTTCTGAGGGAGGTATTGGTTTTGATTACCGACTGGCAATGGCCATCCCTGACCAGTGGATTGATTATTTGAAGCATAAGAAGGATGAAGAATGGTCAATGAAGGAAATATCATGGAAATTGACAAATAGGAGATACGCTGAGAAGTGTGTTTCTTATGCTGAAAGTCATGACCAG GCCATTGTAGGTGACAAGACTGTTGCATTTCTTTTAATGGATAAAGAGATGTATTCTGGTATGTCTAGTTTGACAGAGGCTTCTCAAACTGTTGAGCGAGGAGTAGCTCTTCATAAG ATGATACATTTCTTAACTATGGCATTAGGAGGAGAGGGCTACCTTAATTTTATGGGGAATGAG TTTGGCCATCCTGAGTGGATTGACTTCCCAAGAGAAGGCAATGGCTGGAGTTATGAAAAATGCAGACGCCAGTGGAACTTGGTGGATACTGATCACTTAAGATACAAG TTCATGAACGAATTTGACAGAGCTATGAACATGCTTGATGATAAATTCTCATTCCTTGCATCATCAAAACAGATTGTGAGCAGTGCTAATGAAGAAGATAAG GTTATAGTCTTTGAGCGAGGAGATCTGGTTTTTGTGTTCAATTTTCATCCAGAAAATACATATGAAGG GTATAAAGTAGGGTGTGACTTGCCAGGGAAGTACAGGGTTGCACTGGATAGTGATGCTCAGGAATTTGGTGGACATGGAAGG GTGGGCCATGATGTAGACCATTTTACATGTCCGGAAGGGATACCAGGTGTGCCTGAGACGAATTTCAACAACCGTCCGAACTCATTCAAAGTACTCTCACCGGCTCGAACTTGTGTG GTTTACCATAGGGtgggagaaaaagaagaagaggagcaCCACAGTAGTTCCTTGGCCAGTGCCGATAAAACAATGGCAGCAGATTTTCCGCAAAACAGTAGCGAATCAATTGGTGCTAATGAGACATCAGTAACTGATGTTGCGCAAAACAGTAGTGAATCGGTCAGCAGCAAGGCGGTATTAGTAGCAGATGTCGTGGCTGATCAGGAAAACCTTGAAGCATCGCCAACCACAGAAGATGATGGCGAGTCTGTTGGTGGGACTAAAATGAGAGATCGGGAAGTGGAAGACACTGTGGAAGGGACACCAGAGGAGTGA